Proteins encoded by one window of Xiphias gladius isolate SHS-SW01 ecotype Sanya breed wild chromosome 15, ASM1685928v1, whole genome shotgun sequence:
- the tmc5 gene encoding transmembrane channel-like protein 5, which translates to MTSYSNGGFFNAAYHDSETLEIDRSVASKASSKTHHTNPYAREDPSWRGDREGTHNASTGRTGVEDSFTRVPWGGLQEGSWRGRESIPMGLVSTRPGSPSWQHNLNCSTFQIDPDSRYDPSPSVRLPAQMSGNMTMRWRGITMRRMSMFPNTDPAHLAFTEDAIRNEMENEEQNLVKELVALSTRERIRAIRDLPMSFEEKKHIRSQVLAFKSSKQSRQFTCFADCSENVSLFFRRCGYNVRSDRQSLEMWQGIMKEIGGKFGTSVLSYFVFLKWLLMFNIFSFLVNFGFITIPLLVYDPLPNIPPNVSFRGLEILTGAGYFHYTVMYYGGYSNETLVGLVEYNMQLAYFFTIAVYMVLCGIALIFSMASSFKTNYVLAEPASNGAWQLLCSWDFSVTNERAVRQRKNNLRVQLKESLSEKAQRELLTLSEKLKHFGVYLGSWLLSTGLAVGCGASIYYLCQYEQQRATDAANWSLLQEAETLLVPFVVSLMNLVVPLFYSLFNKFEHYSSQRRQIYALVVRNVLLKMSILAVLCFYWMNVVAKKFSCWESMVGQALYRLVIVDFLFLMLGSFFGEFLSNVIGTRLLPQLGVPEFDIARNVLELIYAQTLAWIGIYFSPLLPAIQIVKFFILFYLKKVSLTQNCQPPRRTGRAAQMQTIFIALLFFPFFVGALSMVAYTAWRLTPSEQCGPFRGLNNTFSVVGVWIDVVEEIPGSQWVAWIYQNVIRSEIFYFLITLIILVIIYIFWQVTQGRKELIGLLRQQIVNEGKDKSFLLDKLQNLQKTQPNKKPKQKNQKKHTKRRSDALSSGGQSNSNAMVQALLACQRLEEEEERRTAGGVSVPSDISTSSALLQAMLARQRVDDQDEDLYQMPDEHPSSSSALTQALQARQRDEGRERDGYYDTAGFSQNPVNRSSAVMQAMQARQRAEEDGADDSDDPPPSVSSVMMQVMQARQRAKEEDRIQLAPAPPQNPAPSGSSALIQAMLARQQAQNEYDDGY; encoded by the exons ATGACAAGTTACAGCAATGGAGGATTTTTCAATGCTGCTTACCATGACAGCGAGACTCTGGAAATTGATAGAAG CGTGGCTTCTAAGGCTTCGAGCAAAACCCACCACACTAACCCCTATGCCAGGGAAGACCCGAGCTGGCGGGGTGACAGGGAGGGGACACATAACGCTTCCACAGGTCGGACCGGCGTCGAGGATTCTTTCACGAGAGTGCCTTGGGGGGGCTTGCAGGAGGGGAGctggagggggagagaaagcaTCCCCATGGGCCTCGTTTCAACGCGCCCCGGGAGCCCTTCGTGGCAGCATAACCTCA attGCAGTACATTTCAAATCGACCCTGACTCTCGATATGATCCATCACCGTCTGTTCGACTTCCTGCTCAAATGTCAG GTAACATGACAATGCGATGGAGGGGAATCACAATGAGAAGGATGAGCATGTTTCCTAACACTGATCCTGCCCATCTAGCCTTCACAGAGGATGCCATCAGGAATGAGATGGAGAATG AGGAACAGAACCTGGTCAAGGAACTTGTTGCCCTGTCAACACGAGAACGAATCCGGGCTATTCGGGACCTTCCAATGAGctttgaagaaaagaaacatatcAG GAGCCAAGTACTGGCATTCAAGTCCTCCAAGCAATCTCGGCAGTTCACATGTTTTGCAGATTGCTCTGAGAATGTGTCACTG tttttccgCAGGTGCGGCTACAATGTAAGGTCAGACAGGCAGAGCCTGGAAATGTGGCAAGGCATCATGAAAGAGATTGGTGGAAAGTTTGGCACCAGTGTCCTCTCCTATTTCGTGTTCCTCAAGTGGTTGCTCATGTTCAACATTTTCTCCTTCCTGGTCAACTTTGGTTTTATCACCATCCCACTGCTTGTTTATGACCCCTTACCCAACATACCTCCAAATGTGAGCTTCAGAGGACTGGAGATACTGACTGGAGCT GGTTACTTCCACTATACTGTCATGTACTATGGTGGCTACAGCAATGAAACACTTGTGGGTCTAGTGGAGTACAACATGCAGCTGGCCTATTTCTTCACCATTGCAGTCTATATGGTGCTGTGTGGAATTGCACTTATTTTCAG CATGGCAAGCTCATTTAAGACAAACTATGTACTAGCGGAACCAGCTTCAAACGGTGCATGGCAGCTCCTGTGCAGCTGGGATTTTAGTGTAACCAACGAGAGAGCAGTGAGACAGCGCAAGAACAACCTCCGTGTCCAACTCAAG GAGTCTTTGTCAGAAAAGGCCCAGAGGGAACTGTTAACCCTCTCTGAAAAACTGAAGCATTTTGGGGTTTATCTGGGTTCCTGGCTCCTCTCCACTGGCTTAGCTGTTGGCTGTGGAGCCAGCATCTACTACCTCTGCCAATATGAACAGCAG CGAGCAACTGATGCTGCCAACTGGTCTCTGCTTCAGGAGGCAGAGACTCTCCTGGTTCCCTTTGTGGTGTCTCTGATGAACCTGGTTGTCCCGCTCTTCTACTCCCTCTTCAATAAGTTTGAGCACTACTCCAGCCAGCGGAGACAGATCTACGCTCTTGTTGTCCG AAATGTCTTACTCAAGATGTCCATTCTGGctgtcttgtgtttttactgGATGAATGTGGTAGCTAAGAAGTTTTCG TGTTGGGAGTCCATGGTAGGACAGGCTTTGTACCGTCTGGTCATTGTTGACTTCCTTTTTCTGATGTTGGGCTCCTTCTTTGGAGAGTTTCTTAGCAA TGTAATTGGAACCAGATTACTACCACAACTGGGGGTTCCAGAGTTTGATATTGCCAGAAATGTCCTCGAACTCATCTATGCACAGACTCTAGCCTG GATAGGAATCtacttctctcctctgctgcctgcCATCCAGATTGTCAaatttttcatcttgttttacCTAAAGAAG GTCAGCCTGACCCAGAATTGCCAGCCTCCGCGGAGAACAGGCAGGGCAGCTCAGATGCAAACAATCTTCATCgccctcctcttcttccctttcttcgTGGGAGCCTTGTCCATGGTTGCATACACTGCCTGGAG ACTGACTCCCTCGGAGCAGTGTGGTCCTTTTCGGGGACTCAATAATACCTTCAGTGTGGTTGGAGTCTGGATAGATGTTGTGGAAGAGATCCCTGGTTCTCAGTGGGTTGCCTGGATCTACCAAAACGTCATCAGGAGTGAAATCTTCTATTTTCTTATCACACTCATCATCCT GGTCATCATATACATCTTCTGGCAAGTCACACAGGGCCGCAAGGAGCTTATTGGTCTACTGAGACAACAGATTGttaat GAGGGGAAAGACAAGTCCTTCTTGTTGGACAAACTCCAGAACCTCCAGAAAACTCAGCCtaataaaaaacccaaacagaagaatcaaaaaaag CACACCAAACGGCGGTCAGATGCCCTCTCTTCAGGTGGTCAGTCCAACTCAAACGCCATGGTTCAGGCTTTACTTGCTTGCCAGCGActtgaggaggaagaagaaagacgGACCGCGGGTGGAGTGTCCGTTCCCTCTGACATCTCCACCTCCAGCGCTCTGCTGCAGGCAATGTTGGCCCGTCAGAGAGTCGACGACCAGGATGAAGATTTGTACCAGATGCCTGATGAACACCCGTCATCCTCCAGCGCCCTCACACAGGCCTTGCAAGCCAGGCAGAGGGACGAAGGTCGAGAGAGGGATGGATATTACGACACAGCAGGTTTTTCTCAAAACCCTGTGAACAGATCCAGCGCTGTCATGCAAGCGATGCAAgccagacagagagcagaggaagacGGAGCAGATGATTCGGATGACCCGCCCCCCTCTGTGTCAAGTGTTATGATGCAAGTCATGCAAGCCAGGCAGAGAGCAAAGGAAGAGGACAGGATTCAGTTGGCCCCTGCTCCCCCACAAAACCCAGCTCCCTCAGGCTCCAGTGCTCTCATTCAGGCCATGTTGGCCAGGCAGCAGGCCCAGAACGAGTACGATGATGGTTACTGA